The Amphiprion ocellaris isolate individual 3 ecotype Okinawa chromosome 6, ASM2253959v1, whole genome shotgun sequence genome contains a region encoding:
- the LOC111582159 gene encoding E3 ubiquitin-protein ligase NEURL3, whose protein sequence is MVRESCNTNSVAASEVTHRCGPLCLGPLIFHCQAVGDMVRLSQGGRLAEKTKDTFKNGLVFSSRTVKTQERIRLRVERDSFIWNGALRVGFTNVSPSSRSLPLPPMAIPDLTSRPGHWAVPIPESLCQAGSELEFWVSSGGSIYVSNNSSQWKLLTGVDLSQPLWAMIDIYGQTCSILLLGSKIRGFCTRRSCPAPEPITSPDVSSLSGSTDDCISCLDMEISADKGCVVCMVREASVLLPCGHQCLCHHCSSKVSQQFGTCPLCRHKISSTGSVEV, encoded by the exons ATGGTGAGGGAAAGCTGCAACACAAACTCTG TTGCTGCATCAGAGGTGACACACAGGTGTGGCCCGCTCTGCCTCGGCCCTCTGATCTTCCACTGCCAGGCTGTGGGCGACATGGTCCGCCTGAGTCAGGGGGGTCGACTGGCGGAGAAAACCAAGGACACGTTCAAGAACGGCCTGGTGTTCAGCAGCCGCACAGTCAAGACCCAGGAGAGGATTCGTCTGAGGGTGGAGAGAGATTCGTTCATCTGGAACGGAGCTCTGCGTGTTGGCTTCACCAACGTGTCGCCCTCGTCCAGGTCTCTGCCTCTGCCCCCCATGGCCATCCCCGACCTCACCAGCAGGCCTGGACACTGGGCTGTTCCTATTCCTGAGTCCTTGTGTCAAGCAGGTTCAGAGCTGGAGTTCTGGGTTTCTTCAGGTGGCAGCATATACGTCTCAAACAACAGCAGTCAGTGGAAGCTGCTAACAGGAGTGGACCTCAGCCAGCCGCTGTGGGCCATGATAGACATCTATGGACAGACGTGCTCCATTCTCCTCCTGG GCTCAAAGATAAGAGGGTTTTGCACTAGAAGATCCTGTCCTGCTCCTGAACCAATCACCTCACCTGATGTTTCCAGCCTCAGTGGAAGCACTGATGACTGCATCTCCTGTCTGGACATGGAAATCTCAGCAG ATAAAGGATGTGTGGTTTGCATGGTGAGAGAGGCTTCAGTCCTGCTGCCTTGTGGCCACCAGTGTTTGTGTCACCACTGCAGCTCCAAAGTCTCCCAGCAGTTTGGTACCTGCCCATTGTGTCGACACAAGATCAGCAGCACTGGATCAGTGGAGGTCTGA